The proteins below are encoded in one region of Oncorhynchus nerka isolate Pitt River linkage group LG15, Oner_Uvic_2.0, whole genome shotgun sequence:
- the LOC135560320 gene encoding uncharacterized protein LOC135560320 has translation MDQMRQELVVKYFIQPFLTKNSSDSGCVSNSNSSVAWLQKNLGRFSFLVSLSDLLKLNTDFSPLSALEVLSPKQTAELVVLPLPGLPGKDVIINTVFDFLSKSPKERRLPEFLYHLSRLSVVTPVGCTVYQTIFVRLYQAMSALPQEMEPIVWANVYDLTESAPMDCSLVPVNQQCPVSSHNATRVCAGVDSSALQQLSDSGISPGLLCDYSIKQYACSQLKDLTAENLVTLLKCKLSENNTDSKETWKLFFTKASAVLDQALVLLSNQSEPVIGPALSQVLDVIGEIRVNRLTEDQLRDSVVIRKLFSGRLRVFLPSASGGFLHCLSTKNLSCDSYQAVVKEFGAQFDHMNLEQQQLVLKELVVPFLSRPTSDSGCVSNSNSSVDWLQKNLGPFSVLVSLGNLLNLNTDFSPLSALQVLSPKQTAELVVLPLPGLPGKDVIINTVFDYLTESPKERRLPEFLYHLVRLSEEMMLPCDSFKTIYERLYQALPSAPPEMEPVIQAIIDNLMQTAPEDCLPMNMKCPITPANDTRVCEGNASDSLQSYLATSNTTNVPCNFTLEEYACASLKDFTAEHLVSLLKCNLPGNSSHSKETWKVLLTKLTSVLDQALDMFSNMSKPVIGPAVSQALM, from the exons ATGGACCAGATGAGACAAGAGCTGGTGGTCAAATACTTCATCCAGCCCTTCCTGACCAAAAACTCCTCAG ACTCTGGCTGTGTGTCCAACTCTAACAGCAGTGTGGCCTGGCTGCAGAAGAACCTGGGGCGGTTTTCATTCCTGGTGTCCCTCAGCGACCTGTTGAAACTCAACACAGACTTCTCTCCT TTGTCAGCCCTGGAGGTTCTCTCTCCAAAGCAGACAGCAGAGCTGGTGGTGTTGCCTCTTCCTGGTCTTCCGGGGAAAGATgtcatcatcaacacagtgtttgaCTTCCTGTCTAAGTCACCAAAGGAGAGGAGACTCCCTGAGTTCCTGTACCACCTTTCCaggctgtctgtggtg ACTCCAGTCGGCTGCACGGTGTACCAGACCAT TTTTGTGAGGCTGTACCAAGCCATGTCAGCGTTGCCTCAAGAGATGGAGCCAATTGTCTGGGCCAATGTTTATGACCTCACAGAATCTGCACCAATGG ATTGTTCTCTGGTACCAGTTAATCAACAG TGTCCAGTGTCATCGCACAATG CAACAAGAGTCTGTGCCGGAGTTGACAG CTCTGCTCTACAACAGCTCTCTGACTCTGGGATCTCGCCGGGACTTCTATGTGACTACAGCATCAAACAATACGCCTGCTCACAG TTGAAAGACCTCACAGCTGAGAACCTGGTCACACTGCTGAAATGTAAACTATCAGAGAACAACACAGACTCCAAAGAGACCTGGAAGCTGTTCTTCACTAAAGCTTCTGCAGTTCTGGATCAGGCTCTTGTACTTCTCTCCAACCAG TCTGAGCCTGTGATTGGCCCAGCACTATCCCAGGTGCTGGATGTGATTGGAGAGATCAGGGTCAACAGACTGACTGAGGATcagctgagagacagtgttgtcatCAGGAAGTTGTTCTCTGGGCGTCTGAGAGTGTTTCTGCCGTCTGCATCAGGAGGGTTTCTGCACTGCCTCAGCACCAAGAACCTCAGCTGTGACTCTTACCAAGCTGT GGTGAAGGAGTTTGGAGCCCAGTTTGATCACATGAacctggagcagcagcagctggttCTGAAGGAGCTGGTCGTCCCCTTCCTGTCTCGACCCACATCAG ACTCTGGCTGTGTGTCCAACTCTAACAGCAGTGTGGACTGGCTGCAGAAGAACCTGGGGCCGTTCTCAGTTCTTGTGTCCCTCGGGAACCTGTTGAATCTCAACACAGACTTCTCTCCT ttgTCAGCCCTGCAGGTTCTCTCTCcaaaacagacagcagagctggTGGTGTTGCCTCTTCCTGGTCTTCCAGGGAAAGATgtcatcatcaacacagtgtttgaCTACCTGACTGAGTCACCAAAGGAGAGGAGACTCCCTGAGTTCCTGTACCACCTCGTCAGGCTCTCTGAAGAG ATGATGCTACCATGTGACAGCTTTAAGACCAT ctATGAGCGTCTGTACCAGGCCTTACCGTCTGCACCTCCAGAGATGGAGCCAGTTATTCAGGCCATTATAGACAACCTGATGCAGACCGCTCCAGAAG ATTGCTTGCCAATGAATATGAAG TGTCCAATAACACCAGCGAACG ATACCAGAGTCTGTGAAGGAAATGCCAG TGATTCGCTACAAAGTTATTTGGCGACATCAAATACAACGAACGTGCCCTGTAACTTTACCCTGGAGGAGTATGCCTGTGCATCG CTGAAAGACTTCACTGCAGAACACCTGGTGTCTCTTCTGAAATGTAACCTGCCCGGCAACTCCTCTCACTCTAAAGAGACGTGGAAGGTTCTCCTCACCAAACTGACCTCTGTCTTAGACCAAGCTCTGGACATGTTCTCCAATATG TCCAAACCTGTGATTGGTCCAGCAGTATCCCAGGCGCTGATGTGA